From the Lysobacter sp. FW306-1B-D06B genome, one window contains:
- the dnaG gene encoding DNA primase, protein MARIPDAFIDDLLARTDLVEVIGSRVQLKRQGKEYSARCPFHDERSPSFTVSPVKGFYHCFGCGAHGTAISFLMNYDRLEFLDAVEELAKRLGMEVPRDTHQRNANPDSQDLYGAMDAASKFFQKQLASNGRALGYFDSRGVDADTRARFSLGYAPDGFSALRDGLGTDPRRMKLLERGGLFSKNDRGHVYDKFRDRVMFPIHDRRGRTIAFGGRVLEKENGPKYLNSPETELFHKGRELYGLWQVRQAHNKIERLIVVEGYMDVIALFQNGFDTAVATLGTATTPDHAELLFRNAPDVYFCFDGDRAGRGAAWKAVESVLPRMKDGRQAFFLFLPDGEDPDSLVRTEGREGFEARLQQATPLSQFFFDSLSSDVNLHTLEGKGRLAERAKPLLAQIPDGAFGDLMKQRLTELTGVGARASSPETHVPAQRARAAQNSQPASKPSLVRSAITMLLQQPAVALALPSSLHFASLDQPGVGLLVEIIELVHERPDISTGMILEHFADRSEAPALTKLATARAVETTAATPLDARVLDDADRRQRAFLDAIARLDSQALQARIEALHSRMSTLVDAEKQELRELLTLRLQQGRQ, encoded by the coding sequence ATGGCCCGCATCCCCGACGCATTCATCGACGACCTGCTCGCCCGCACCGACCTCGTCGAGGTGATCGGTTCGCGCGTGCAGCTCAAGCGTCAGGGCAAGGAGTACTCGGCTCGCTGCCCGTTCCACGACGAGCGCTCGCCCAGCTTCACCGTGTCGCCCGTGAAGGGCTTCTACCACTGCTTCGGCTGCGGCGCGCACGGCACCGCGATCAGCTTCCTGATGAACTACGACCGCCTCGAGTTCCTCGACGCGGTGGAAGAACTCGCCAAGCGCCTGGGCATGGAAGTGCCGCGCGACACGCATCAGCGCAATGCCAACCCGGACAGCCAGGATCTCTACGGCGCGATGGATGCGGCGTCGAAGTTCTTCCAGAAACAACTGGCAAGCAACGGCCGCGCGCTCGGTTACTTCGACAGCCGCGGCGTGGACGCCGACACGCGCGCGCGTTTCTCGCTCGGCTACGCGCCCGACGGCTTCAGCGCGCTGCGCGATGGCCTGGGCACCGATCCGCGCCGAATGAAACTGCTCGAACGCGGCGGCCTGTTCTCGAAGAACGACCGCGGCCACGTCTACGACAAGTTCCGCGACCGCGTGATGTTCCCCATCCACGACCGGCGCGGGCGCACGATCGCCTTCGGCGGCCGCGTGCTGGAGAAAGAGAACGGCCCGAAGTACCTCAACTCGCCCGAGACCGAACTCTTCCACAAGGGCCGCGAACTCTACGGCCTGTGGCAGGTGCGCCAGGCGCACAACAAGATCGAGCGGTTGATCGTCGTTGAAGGCTACATGGACGTGATCGCGCTGTTCCAGAACGGCTTCGACACGGCCGTGGCGACGCTGGGCACCGCGACCACGCCGGACCATGCGGAGCTTCTGTTCCGCAACGCGCCCGACGTCTATTTCTGTTTCGACGGCGATCGCGCCGGTCGCGGTGCGGCGTGGAAGGCGGTCGAATCGGTATTGCCGCGCATGAAGGACGGGCGCCAGGCGTTCTTCCTGTTCCTGCCCGACGGCGAGGATCCGGATTCGCTGGTGCGAACCGAAGGCCGCGAGGGCTTCGAAGCACGCCTGCAGCAGGCCACACCGCTGTCGCAGTTCTTCTTCGATTCGCTCAGCAGCGACGTCAACCTGCACACGCTGGAAGGCAAGGGGCGCCTGGCCGAGCGCGCCAAGCCGCTGCTCGCGCAGATTCCCGACGGTGCATTCGGCGATCTGATGAAGCAGCGCCTCACCGAACTCACCGGTGTCGGCGCACGCGCCAGCTCGCCGGAGACGCACGTGCCGGCGCAACGCGCGCGTGCCGCGCAGAACTCGCAGCCCGCATCGAAGCCATCGCTGGTGCGAAGCGCGATCACGATGCTGCTGCAACAGCCGGCCGTGGCGCTGGCGCTGCCGTCGTCGCTGCACTTCGCTTCGCTCGACCAGCCGGGCGTCGGCCTGCTGGTGGAAATCATCGAACTGGTGCACGAGCGCCCGGACATTTCCACCGGCATGATCCTGGAGCACTTCGCCGACCGCAGCGAAGCGCCCGCGCTGACCAAACTCGCCACGGCGCGCGCGGTGGAAACCACGGCGGCGACGCCGTTGGATGCCCGCGTGCTCGACGATGCGGACCGTCGCCAGCGCGCCTTCCTCGATGCGATCGCACGATTGGATTCGCAGGCATTGCAGGCACGCATCGAAGCTCTGCACTCGCGCATGTCGACACTGGTGGACGCGGAGAAGCAAGAGCTGCGCGAGTTGCTCACGCTGCGTCTGCAACAGGGACGCCAGTAA
- a CDS encoding patatin-like phospholipase family protein — protein MLTRTQPSPASLARLVACVALLLVLSGCATAPRAPVPPELTGSAVIPGMPGVRAESGRRSAAMEADFLQSIKDESPADFPVGANGETRYAYLALSGGGAYGAFGAGFLNGWTATGKRPAFKIVTGVSTGALMAPFAFLGTRYDEMLYRIYTTTTRDDVFTTRSAIGALLSRESLAQNAPLSALIARYVDANTLREIADAHRSGRRLYMATVDLDSRRFIVWNMGLIATHANEQALALFRQVMLASSAVPIAFPPVLLEVDVDGTRYDEMHVDGVVGANVFVHVGAIDTSSLYRTAGRMNAHEDIFVIHNGQLRAPPAPTQRSFRGIALRVIEVSGRATIVGDLFREFAFAQRNGSGFHWITIGESVVLGDPLAFDQEAMARWYAEGERVARAGPKWYTLPPGITESPP, from the coding sequence ATGCTCACGCGCACACAGCCGTCTCCCGCATCGCTCGCGCGCCTGGTCGCGTGCGTCGCGCTGCTGCTCGTGCTTTCGGGCTGCGCAACGGCGCCGCGCGCGCCGGTTCCTCCGGAACTCACGGGCTCCGCCGTGATCCCCGGCATGCCCGGTGTGCGCGCCGAGTCCGGGCGGCGCAGCGCGGCGATGGAAGCCGACTTCCTCCAGTCGATCAAGGACGAATCGCCCGCGGATTTCCCCGTCGGCGCCAACGGCGAGACGCGCTACGCCTACCTCGCGTTATCCGGCGGCGGCGCTTATGGCGCATTCGGCGCAGGCTTCCTCAACGGCTGGACCGCCACCGGCAAGCGCCCTGCTTTCAAGATCGTCACCGGCGTCTCCACCGGCGCGCTGATGGCGCCGTTCGCGTTCCTGGGCACGCGCTACGACGAGATGCTGTACCGCATCTACACCACCACCACGCGCGATGACGTCTTCACCACGCGCTCGGCGATCGGCGCGCTGCTCAGTCGCGAGTCGCTGGCGCAGAACGCGCCGCTGTCGGCACTGATCGCGCGCTACGTCGATGCCAACACCCTGCGTGAAATCGCCGACGCCCACCGCAGCGGACGTCGGCTCTACATGGCCACGGTCGACCTGGACTCGCGCCGATTCATCGTGTGGAACATGGGTCTGATCGCCACGCACGCTAACGAGCAGGCGCTCGCGCTGTTCCGCCAGGTGATGCTGGCCTCGTCCGCGGTGCCGATCGCGTTTCCGCCCGTGCTGTTGGAAGTGGACGTCGACGGCACGCGCTACGACGAAATGCACGTGGACGGCGTCGTGGGCGCCAACGTCTTCGTGCACGTCGGCGCGATCGACACGTCGAGCCTCTACCGCACCGCCGGACGAATGAACGCCCACGAGGACATCTTCGTCATCCACAACGGCCAGCTGCGCGCGCCGCCGGCGCCCACGCAGCGCAGCTTCCGCGGCATCGCGCTGCGCGTCATCGAAGTCTCCGGGCGCGCGACCATCGTCGGCGACCTGTTTCGCGAGTTCGCCTTCGCGCAGCGCAACGGGTCGGGTTTCCACTGGATCACCATCGGCGAATCGGTCGTGCTGGGCGATCCGCTTGCCTTCGATCAGGAAGCGATGGCGCGCTGGTATGCGGAAGGCGAGCGCGTCGCGCGCGCAGGCCCCAAGTGGTACACGCTGCCGCCCGGCATCACCGAAAGCCCGCCGTAG
- a CDS encoding histidine kinase has product MFTPFVFVLRIAIAWLLALMLVSAVWNALPLLNRVEWPLTVLGMVTMALVVVGAFSHVGRVRLIAGRVDKEALDNRQRRQVEVPFEAGEAFDLVDAAIRELPRIRQVESARDSLQVRATVDRPQDFGEYPLGRWNPMRWFGIPRNRIHATVVPGHDSGSVTLICEPESPAWSDWFLVDDGTNFENAEAITRAISRRVAERRRNEKSEAVQTATEKELTVAKLSLLHAQVEPHFLYNTLASAQLLTRSDPQRADEMLGHLIQYLRRSLPSTDNELSTLGAELERALAYLEILRIRMGPRLSVQVDVPENLRPTPLPPMVLQTLVENAIKHGLEPRTGGGTVWIRARRVDDVVTVTVADDGEGFNTKNSGTGIGLKNVRERLRLLYGASAALSVVANFPHGVAATLSVPPALPPSTPSPEARHV; this is encoded by the coding sequence GTGTTCACCCCCTTCGTCTTCGTCCTTCGCATCGCCATCGCCTGGCTGCTGGCCCTCATGCTGGTGTCGGCCGTGTGGAACGCGCTGCCGCTGCTCAACCGGGTGGAATGGCCGCTGACGGTCCTGGGCATGGTGACCATGGCGCTGGTCGTCGTGGGCGCGTTCTCGCATGTGGGCCGCGTGCGGCTGATCGCCGGGCGCGTGGACAAGGAAGCGCTGGACAACCGCCAGCGCCGGCAGGTGGAAGTGCCGTTCGAGGCCGGCGAGGCCTTCGATCTGGTCGATGCCGCGATCCGCGAATTGCCGCGCATCCGTCAGGTCGAAAGCGCGCGCGACAGCTTGCAAGTGCGCGCGACGGTCGACCGCCCGCAGGACTTCGGCGAGTACCCGCTGGGTCGCTGGAATCCGATGCGCTGGTTCGGCATTCCACGCAATCGCATCCACGCCACGGTCGTGCCGGGCCACGACAGCGGCAGCGTCACGCTGATCTGCGAACCCGAAAGCCCCGCGTGGAGCGACTGGTTCCTGGTCGATGACGGCACCAACTTCGAGAACGCCGAAGCGATCACGCGCGCCATCAGCCGCCGCGTCGCCGAACGCCGTCGCAACGAGAAGAGCGAAGCGGTGCAGACCGCAACCGAGAAGGAGCTCACCGTCGCCAAGCTCAGCCTGCTGCACGCGCAGGTGGAACCGCATTTCCTCTACAACACGCTCGCCAGCGCGCAGTTGCTCACGCGCAGCGACCCGCAGCGCGCGGACGAGATGCTCGGGCATCTGATCCAGTACCTGCGCCGCTCGCTGCCCAGCACCGACAACGAGCTCTCCACGCTGGGCGCGGAGCTCGAGCGCGCGCTCGCGTACCTTGAGATCCTGCGCATCCGCATGGGCCCGCGTCTGTCGGTTCAGGTGGACGTGCCGGAGAACCTGCGCCCCACGCCACTGCCGCCGATGGTGTTGCAGACGCTGGTGGAGAATGCGATCAAGCACGGCCTGGAGCCGCGCACCGGTGGCGGCACGGTCTGGATCCGCGCCCGTCGCGTCGACGACGTGGTGACGGTGACGGTCGCCGACGATGGCGAAGGTTTCAACACCAAGAACAGCGGCACCGGCATCGGCCTGAAGAACGTGCGCGAACGGCTGCGCCTGCTCTACGGCGCGAGCGCGGCGTTGTCGGTGGTCGCCAACTTCCCGCACGGTGTCGCCGCCACGCTCTCGGTGCCGCCCGCCCTGCCGCCTTCCACGCCTTCGCCGGAGGCTCGCCATGTCTGA
- a CDS encoding LytTR family DNA-binding domain-containing protein, which produces MSESPCTCVIAEDETLLRTALVEQLRQVWPELQIVAECEDGASALEALSEHKPRVAFLDIRMPGLSGLEVAAAAAEETPDTQIVFVTAYDQYAINAFERGAVDYLLKPISPTRLETTVKRLQARTGNNDAATLAALLERLGARQPAPAAAPPLTWITASAGRETRLILVDEVAYFRADNKYTTVVTAEGEALLRTPIRELLAVLDPSTFKQIHRSTIVNLKAIAGIVRDDTGRGTVRLKNRPETLSVSAPFMALFRHM; this is translated from the coding sequence ATGTCTGAGTCGCCCTGCACCTGCGTCATCGCCGAAGACGAAACGCTGCTGCGCACGGCGCTGGTCGAACAACTGCGCCAGGTCTGGCCGGAGTTGCAGATCGTCGCCGAATGCGAAGACGGCGCGAGCGCGCTGGAGGCGTTGTCGGAGCACAAGCCGCGCGTCGCCTTCCTCGACATCCGCATGCCGGGGTTGAGCGGGCTCGAAGTCGCCGCTGCCGCCGCGGAAGAGACACCGGACACGCAGATCGTGTTCGTCACCGCGTACGACCAGTACGCCATCAACGCCTTCGAACGCGGCGCGGTGGACTACCTGCTCAAGCCGATCTCGCCCACGCGCCTGGAAACCACGGTGAAGCGCCTGCAGGCGCGCACGGGGAACAACGATGCGGCCACGCTTGCCGCGCTGCTGGAGCGCCTGGGTGCGCGACAGCCCGCACCGGCCGCCGCGCCACCGCTGACGTGGATCACCGCCAGCGCGGGGCGCGAGACGCGCCTGATCCTCGTCGACGAGGTCGCGTACTTCCGCGCCGACAACAAGTACACCACGGTCGTCACCGCCGAAGGCGAAGCGCTGCTGCGCACGCCCATCCGCGAACTGCTTGCCGTGCTGGACCCGTCCACGTTCAAGCAGATCCATCGCTCCACGATCGTGAACCTCAAGGCGATCGCGGGCATCGTGCGCGACGACACGGGCCGCGGCACCGTGCGTCTGAAGAACCGCCCCGAAACGCTTTCCGTCAGCGCGCCGTTCATGGCGCTGTTCCGCCACATGTAA
- a CDS encoding phospholipase D family protein: MLSWIAIAFLIVLVAVGGVLLLTNRFAPPASGEASHALPLQTAQTEIDRELAPLLQGHPGQTGAIFLSDGVDAFAARAISARKAGRSLDLQYFIWHNDLTGRLVASEAHDAAQRGVRVRILLDDMNARGLDPHLLALDAHPNIELRLYNPFRNRRSVGRVFELLRRPVSMNHRMHNKAWIADGRVAIIGGRNIGEQYFSADAQVNFRDLDLLLLGPAVEQASGIFDAYWNSAAAVPIATLGARSPEALRALLEDVLRDARSNGARRYLDRVDDSELVRDHYLSGLHPHWSTGIQVVADPPVKWAGDDRAQWMVGRLAPMISQAREEALVISPYFVPGEDGTARLAALTGRGTKVGIVTNSLAANDVYAVHSGYAQYRQRLIQHGVALHELRTNARTPTTPTFVGTRAALHTKAFVLDGVRGFVGSFNVDPRSKNLNTEMGVLFDDPVMAAQVRAEYLRLADPDFSYRVSRMQDGALCWLDGTQTSAVVLDREPDAGLLRRALVRVSGWLPIESQL, from the coding sequence GTGCTCAGCTGGATTGCCATTGCCTTCCTGATTGTTCTCGTCGCGGTCGGCGGTGTCCTGCTGCTCACCAACCGGTTCGCGCCGCCGGCCAGCGGTGAAGCCAGCCACGCACTGCCCCTGCAGACTGCGCAGACCGAGATCGACCGCGAGCTCGCTCCGCTGCTGCAGGGTCACCCGGGACAGACGGGCGCGATCTTCCTGTCCGACGGCGTCGATGCGTTCGCCGCGCGCGCGATATCCGCGCGCAAGGCCGGGCGCAGCCTCGATCTGCAGTACTTCATCTGGCACAACGACCTCACCGGACGTCTGGTCGCCAGCGAAGCCCATGACGCCGCGCAGCGCGGCGTGCGCGTGCGCATCCTGCTCGACGACATGAATGCCCGCGGGCTCGACCCGCACCTGCTTGCGCTGGATGCGCATCCCAATATCGAACTGCGCCTGTACAACCCGTTCCGCAACCGCAGGAGCGTCGGCCGCGTCTTCGAGCTGCTGCGCCGGCCGGTCAGCATGAACCACCGCATGCACAACAAGGCATGGATCGCCGACGGCCGTGTCGCGATCATCGGCGGGCGCAACATCGGAGAGCAGTATTTCAGCGCGGACGCGCAGGTGAATTTCCGCGATCTCGACCTGCTGCTGCTCGGCCCCGCCGTGGAGCAGGCCAGCGGCATCTTCGACGCGTATTGGAACAGCGCCGCGGCGGTGCCCATCGCGACGCTGGGCGCCCGCAGCCCCGAGGCGCTGCGTGCGCTGCTGGAGGACGTGCTTCGCGATGCGCGCAGCAATGGCGCGCGGCGTTACCTGGACCGCGTGGACGATTCGGAGCTGGTGCGCGACCACTACCTCAGCGGGCTGCATCCGCACTGGAGCACGGGCATCCAGGTCGTCGCCGATCCGCCCGTGAAATGGGCCGGTGACGACCGCGCGCAGTGGATGGTCGGGCGGCTGGCGCCGATGATCTCGCAGGCGCGCGAGGAAGCGCTGGTGATCTCGCCGTACTTCGTGCCGGGTGAGGACGGCACGGCGCGGCTTGCCGCGCTGACCGGGCGCGGCACGAAGGTCGGGATCGTCACCAACTCGCTGGCGGCCAACGATGTCTACGCCGTGCACAGCGGTTACGCGCAGTACCGCCAACGCCTGATCCAACACGGCGTGGCGCTGCACGAACTGCGCACCAACGCACGCACGCCCACCACGCCGACCTTCGTCGGTACGCGTGCCGCGCTTCACACCAAGGCCTTCGTGCTCGATGGCGTGCGCGGCTTCGTCGGCTCCTTCAACGTGGACCCGCGTTCAAAGAACCTCAACACCGAGATGGGCGTGCTGTTCGACGATCCCGTCATGGCCGCGCAGGTGCGCGCGGAGTACCTGCGCCTTGCCGATCCGGACTTCAGTTATCGCGTGAGCCGGATGCAGGACGGCGCGCTGTGCTGGCTCGACGGCACGCAGACCAGCGCCGTCGTGCTGGACCGCGAGCCGGACGCCGGCTTGCTGCGTCGCGCGCTCGTGCGGGTGTCGGGATGGTTGCCGATCGAGTCGCAGTTGTAG
- a CDS encoding alpha/beta hydrolase: MKPSPSNAGTPDDRATVEASSGQALMESAQAWARRAERSADGSLQAWLHCASDAYRALAADERTSADAAALATHAAAEVLSRVLHQHPDAWSPGRVRIGEVRFHVELRDVSPDLRPPLRIRRAQDVSMDAFDGERHSRPGFGVPVAVLPLQWDAEPLHRLAPRSGVFRNLTAWIEPDASQPDAAPRLVFADPLKLDALSIGAHRFPLARDTSAGYAWGMEVSKLERLGLWGLIGGRQIGQRAGLYLLEDYDPGKRPLVMIHGLGSNPLIWSRLSNAVWGADDLRARFQIWQVVHQTDAPLLVARLRLQDYLDAAWRELDPKGEHKARAGTVLIGHSMGGVVSRLLCAHSGDALWNAAFLVPPASLRASAEDLALIQRIFSFHPYPGVSRAVFLAAPHRGSPSAATLPGRVTRDLVGRRAVEVHALRRIALANPEAIRPELRAVFEQGWINSITTLQAEQPVRRAAEALLPAPGIAYHTIAGVQPGRREKSDGVVPLESALIPGAESSLVVESGHRVHEHPLAVAEVLRILRGAGAH; encoded by the coding sequence ATGAAGCCATCGCCCTCGAATGCCGGAACCCCGGATGACCGCGCCACCGTGGAGGCGTCGTCGGGGCAGGCGTTGATGGAATCCGCGCAGGCGTGGGCACGACGGGCGGAACGATCCGCCGACGGCTCGTTGCAGGCATGGCTGCACTGCGCGAGCGATGCCTACCGCGCGCTGGCTGCGGACGAACGCACGAGCGCCGATGCCGCCGCGCTGGCGACGCACGCCGCGGCCGAAGTGCTGTCGCGCGTCCTGCATCAGCATCCCGATGCCTGGTCGCCGGGGAGGGTCCGCATCGGCGAGGTTCGCTTCCACGTCGAACTGCGTGATGTGTCGCCCGATCTTCGGCCGCCGCTGCGGATCCGGCGCGCGCAGGACGTGTCGATGGACGCGTTCGACGGCGAGCGCCACAGCCGCCCGGGGTTCGGCGTGCCGGTAGCGGTACTGCCGTTGCAGTGGGATGCCGAGCCCCTGCATCGGCTGGCGCCGCGCTCGGGCGTGTTCCGCAATCTCACCGCGTGGATCGAGCCCGATGCTTCGCAACCGGACGCAGCGCCGCGCCTGGTGTTCGCCGATCCGTTGAAGCTCGATGCGCTGTCGATCGGCGCGCATCGCTTCCCGCTGGCGCGCGATACTTCCGCCGGTTACGCGTGGGGCATGGAGGTTTCGAAGCTGGAACGCTTGGGCCTGTGGGGATTGATCGGCGGAAGGCAGATCGGACAACGCGCCGGTCTTTATCTGCTGGAGGACTACGACCCCGGCAAGCGTCCGCTGGTGATGATCCACGGGCTGGGCAGCAATCCGCTGATCTGGTCGCGCCTTTCCAATGCGGTGTGGGGGGCGGACGACCTGCGCGCGCGATTCCAGATCTGGCAGGTCGTGCACCAGACGGACGCGCCGCTGCTGGTGGCGCGCCTGCGTTTGCAGGATTACCTGGATGCCGCCTGGCGCGAGCTCGATCCGAAAGGCGAACACAAGGCGCGCGCGGGCACCGTGCTGATCGGTCACAGCATGGGCGGCGTTGTCTCGCGGCTGCTTTGCGCGCACAGCGGCGACGCGCTGTGGAATGCGGCCTTCCTCGTCCCGCCCGCGTCGCTCCGGGCCAGCGCTGAAGACCTGGCGCTGATCCAGCGGATCTTCTCGTTCCATCCTTACCCTGGGGTCTCGCGCGCGGTGTTCCTCGCCGCGCCGCATCGCGGCAGCCCGAGCGCGGCCACGCTGCCGGGCCGCGTGACGCGCGACCTGGTCGGCCGGCGTGCGGTCGAAGTGCACGCGCTGCGCCGCATCGCCCTGGCCAACCCGGAGGCGATCCGGCCGGAGCTGCGCGCGGTGTTCGAACAGGGCTGGATCAACAGCATCACGACCCTGCAGGCCGAACAGCCCGTGCGCCGTGCGGCCGAGGCCCTGCTGCCGGCCCCTGGCATTGCCTACCACACCATCGCCGGCGTGCAGCCGGGACGGCGCGAGAAGTCCGATGGCGTCGTGCCGCTGGAGAGCGCGCTGATCCCGGGCGCGGAGTCGTCCCTCGTGGTCGAGTCCGGGCACCGGGTCCACGAACACCCGCTCGCCGTGGCGGAGGTCCTGCGGATTCTGCGCGGCGCGGGCGCCCATTGA
- a CDS encoding prolyl oligopeptidase family serine peptidase, with amino-acid sequence MSALLLAIALPAAAQTATPPVAREQVGTRISEQIPALPPALVEQLSRYQNTRGATFAGWSGDCILISTRFAETAQAHRVCEPMGMREQLTFYPEPLAAIEAAPPRSRLDGFVFGKDVGGNEFWQLHWFDLKTRETTLLTDGKARNQGPLFSHDGTQFAWSSTARNGKDTDVWVMDFAAHKPRVLVTQGGQWNAMDFSHDGRELLVMKYVSAAESYPGVVDLATGKLTMFPVDGGKASLKDFKYSPDGRGVYYISDEPVDGKAQEFLTLRHHDPKTGKFEVLTADTPWDVADLAIADDGRHLAYTTNEDGIYQLHVLALPSHKEVKLAQLPVGVVVNLGFSPDSKRLAVTLNSATSPSDVYVLDLRGGAPTRWTRSEVGGLDASKFVAPTLVHYPTFDAVDGRPRMIPAFYYRPANVPAGKKIPVVINIHGGPEGQSLPTFNPTAQFLANELGVAMLLPNVRGSEGYGKTYLGLDNADKREDSVKDIGALLDWIATQPELDASRVGVYGGSYGGYMVLASLMHYSERIRAGVDIVGISHFGTFLKNTESYRRDLRRAEYGDERDPAMAQVFEAISPLNHADRIRAKLFVAQGKNDPRVPYTEAEQIVKAVRANGQPVWYLLFDDEGHGFRKKTNVDYFNAATMLFWQQNLIGNDAAGTTAK; translated from the coding sequence GTGTCCGCCCTGCTCCTGGCCATTGCGCTGCCGGCCGCCGCACAGACCGCGACGCCCCCCGTCGCGCGCGAGCAGGTCGGCACCCGCATCAGCGAACAGATTCCCGCGTTGCCGCCGGCGCTGGTCGAACAGCTCAGCCGCTACCAGAACACGCGCGGCGCGACGTTCGCCGGCTGGAGCGGCGATTGCATCCTCATCAGCACGCGCTTCGCCGAGACCGCGCAGGCGCACCGCGTCTGTGAGCCGATGGGCATGCGCGAGCAGCTCACGTTCTATCCCGAACCGCTGGCCGCGATCGAAGCCGCGCCGCCGCGTTCCAGGCTCGACGGCTTCGTGTTCGGCAAGGACGTGGGCGGCAACGAGTTCTGGCAGCTGCACTGGTTCGACCTGAAGACGCGCGAGACCACGCTGCTCACCGACGGCAAGGCGCGCAACCAGGGGCCGCTGTTCTCGCACGACGGCACGCAGTTCGCGTGGAGCAGCACCGCGCGCAACGGCAAGGACACCGACGTGTGGGTGATGGACTTCGCCGCGCACAAGCCGCGCGTGCTGGTCACGCAGGGCGGCCAGTGGAACGCGATGGACTTCTCCCATGACGGCCGCGAACTGCTGGTGATGAAATACGTTTCGGCCGCCGAGTCGTATCCCGGCGTGGTCGACCTGGCCACCGGGAAGCTGACGATGTTCCCGGTGGACGGCGGCAAGGCGTCGCTGAAGGACTTCAAGTATTCGCCCGACGGCCGCGGCGTTTATTACATTTCCGACGAACCGGTGGACGGCAAGGCGCAGGAGTTCCTCACCCTGCGCCATCACGATCCGAAGACCGGCAAGTTCGAAGTGCTCACCGCCGATACGCCGTGGGATGTCGCCGACCTGGCGATCGCCGACGACGGCAGGCATCTGGCCTACACGACCAACGAGGACGGCATCTACCAGTTGCATGTCCTCGCATTGCCCTCGCACAAGGAAGTGAAGCTGGCGCAGCTGCCGGTGGGCGTGGTGGTGAACCTGGGATTCTCGCCCGACAGCAAGCGCCTGGCCGTGACGTTGAACTCGGCCACATCGCCCAGCGATGTCTACGTGCTCGACCTGCGCGGCGGCGCGCCCACGCGCTGGACGCGCAGCGAGGTGGGCGGACTGGATGCGTCGAAGTTCGTCGCGCCCACGCTCGTGCACTACCCCACCTTCGACGCGGTGGACGGACGCCCGCGCATGATCCCGGCGTTCTACTACCGCCCGGCGAACGTGCCGGCCGGGAAGAAGATCCCGGTGGTGATCAACATCCACGGCGGACCGGAAGGCCAGTCACTGCCGACGTTCAACCCGACCGCGCAGTTCCTCGCCAACGAACTGGGCGTGGCGATGCTGCTGCCCAACGTGCGCGGTTCGGAAGGCTACGGCAAGACGTACCTGGGCCTGGACAATGCCGACAAGCGCGAGGATTCGGTCAAGGACATCGGCGCGCTGCTGGACTGGATCGCGACGCAGCCCGAGCTCGACGCCTCGCGCGTGGGCGTGTACGGCGGCAGCTACGGCGGCTACATGGTGCTGGCCTCGCTGATGCACTACAGCGAGCGCATCCGCGCCGGCGTCGACATCGTCGGCATCTCGCACTTCGGCACCTTCCTCAAGAACACCGAGAGCTACCGCCGCGACCTGCGCCGCGCCGAGTACGGCGACGAGCGCGATCCGGCGATGGCGCAGGTGTTCGAGGCGATCTCGCCGCTCAACCACGCCGACCGCATCCGCGCGAAGCTGTTCGTCGCACAGGGGAAGAACGACCCGCGCGTGCCGTACACCGAGGCCGAGCAGATCGTGAAGGCGGTGCGCGCCAACGGACAGCCGGTCTGGTACCTGCTGTTCGACGACGAGGGCCACGGCTTCAGGAAGAAGACGAACGTGGACTACTTCAACGCGGCGACGATGTTGTTCTGGCAGCAGAACCTGATCGGCAACGACGCGGCGGGCACCACGGCGAAGTGA